The following coding sequences lie in one Cotesia glomerata isolate CgM1 linkage group LG5, MPM_Cglom_v2.3, whole genome shotgun sequence genomic window:
- the LOC123266237 gene encoding tafazzin — MTMADSNYERVDVFFRGNFPSKAAAFARKRRTFSFLLFCGYSSQRTMVYNIKWIIPKLKNPSKLWNFASTLTFAAVGIVSKLIIQWLNKTTVHNKHIFEKALNQRPRDVPLITVSNHDSCFDDPGIWASLDFRHVINRKKMRWSLAAHDICFTNSWHSCFFMLGKCIPTVRGDGVYQEAINFCIEKLAQGDWVHVFPEGKVNMFKEYIRLKWGVGRLILESPVTPIVVPIYHVGMDQVLPNEPPYIIKLFKKVTIKYGEPIDFSKLLAELRASNADEVQARKAITDYIDAELLRLKKETEELHVKL; from the exons ATGACGATGGCTGACTCGAATTACGAAAGAGTGGACGTTTTTTTCAGGGGCAATTTTCCGAGTAAGGCCGCTGCGTTCGCAAGAAAGCGACGcacattttcatttttgttattCTGCGGATACAGTAGTCAACGCACCATGGTCTACAACATTAAGTGGATAATACCTAAGTTGAAAAATCCTTCAAAGTTGTGGAATTTCGCAAGTACACTTACCTTTGCCGCAGTAGGAATtgtttctaaattaattattc aGTGGCTGAATAAAACAACAGTTCACAACAAACACATATTTGAAAAAGCATTGAACCAGAGGCCGAGAGATGTACCGCTCATAACAGTCTCCAATCACGATAGCTGCTTTGATGATCCTGGGATTTGGG CGTCCTTGGATTTTCGGCATGTAataaataggaaaaaaatgaGATGGTCGTTAGCAGCACATGATATTTGTTTCACAAATTCCTGGCATTCATGTTTCTTCATGCTTGGAAAATGTATACCAACTGTAAGAGGTGACGGAGTTTATCAGGAagctattaatttttgtatagaAAAATTAGCCCAAGGAGATTGGGTTCATGTATTTCCGGAAGGAAAAGTAAATATGTTCAAAGAATATATAAG GTTAAAATGGGGTGTTGGAAGATTAATTCTTGAATCACCGGTCACACCTATTGTCGTGCCAATTTACCATGTAGGAATGGACCAAGTATTACCTAATGAGCCAccttatatcattaaattgttcaaaaagGTGACGATTAAGTACGGAGAGCCAATAGACTTTAGCAAATTATTAGCAGAATTACGGGCATCTAATGCTGATGAAGTACAAGCAAGAAAAGCCATAACCGATTACATTGACGCTGAACTTCTCAG attaaaaaaagaaaccgaAGAATTACATGTTAAGCTATGA
- the LOC123265077 gene encoding PX domain-containing protein kinase-like protein isoform X2 — MALFERKYTNKVLLDDTETLEYVIRTQRGPLPEKSWRVSRRYNDFVQLNGVLSMSGLDLPLPPKKIIGNMDVEFIAQRQIALQNYLNVVLMNPILASSLSMKHFLDPNNYAIPLHEIALQQVSLALRSDANFEIGKPIVDMGWRLRKYYYTVKNRQTIKQELLLAWVEFGPDKHLQDKDIQGVFKSLGTLKHPHIESIVHQHVTDNGALTIRNFYNNGTLRDVLCSSKPKQPFIKKYGNPKQPKSLITSEIATYAYQILDALSYLAEKGLPYGHLHTGNVLITPTGAKLLDIENGLLGLPAFYRPYVVQRRKLHATTQVDVYSFGHVLYEMAFGRPLLEATCTDIPYCDPHLKNLLEVILSPEALKQDLPTIARLIEHPFFETPRRAAALSANPVEKPHFKLSSHLKDALLDAANKAEQRLRDEQKVVRHQKRLVKVQELMSSEEEMKKRKQKLKKETKLAQEQQSSSQLNSSNGKSPERSDSPTSTSTTTSLGTFTPPSHGVTTISSNAVKNNNENHVPFTDASAGALNVPTGTNDRSALLGSICNFNKGKLRKITNGNH, encoded by the exons GAATACGTGATCAGAACACAGAGAGGCCCCTTACCCGAAAAATCTTGGCGTGTTAGTAGACGTTACAATGACTTCGTACAACTCAATGGAGTTTTATCTATGTCAGGCTTGGACCTGCCGTTAcctcctaaaaaaattattggtaaTATGGATGTAGAATTTATAGCCCAACGTCAAATCGCCttgcaaaattatttaaacgttgTACTAATGAATCCCATATTAGCTTCATCGTTGTCTATGAAGCATTTCCTCGACCCCAACAATTACGCTATACCTTTACATG AAATAGCATTACAACAAGTGTCTCTAGCATTGAGAAGCGATGCAAATTTCGAAATTGGAAAGCCAATTGTCGACATGGGATGGCGGCTAAGAAAGTATTACTATACCGTAAAAAATCGTCAAACTATAAAGCAAGAATTGCTCTTGGCTTGGGTAGAATTTGGACCTGATAAACATTTACAAGACAAAGATATCCAGGGTGTTTTCAAAAGCCTGGGAACATTGAAGCACCCTCACATTGAGAGCATAGTTCATCAGCATGTAACCGACAATGGTGCTTTGACAATTAGAAACTTTTACAACAATGGTACCTTGCGTGACGTTCTTTGTAGCTCAAAACCAAAGCAACCGTTCATTAAAAAGTACGGAAATCCAAAGCAACCAAAATCACTGATCACATCTGAAATCGCCACGTACGCATATCAGATTCTTGATGCACTGAGTTATCTCGCTGAAAAAGGACTACCTTACGGTCATTTACATACCGGTAATGTTCTTATAACACCAACGGGAGCTAAGCTACTGGACATAGAAAATGGATTGCTGGGTTTGCCAGCTTTTTATCGGCCTTACGTTGTCCAGAGGCGAAAGCTTCATGCCACTACTCAGGTAGACGTCTATTCATTTGGACACGTGTTGTACGAAATGGCATTTGGCAGGCCATTGCTAGAAGCAACTTGCACTGACATTCCTTACTGCGATCctcatttgaaaaatcttttgGAGGTAATTCTTTCACCTGAAGCACTCAAACAAGATCTTCCTACTATTGCTCGGCTTATTGAGCACCCGTTCTTCGAAACTCCTAGACGTGCTGCTGCGCTATCTGCTAATCCTGTTGAAAAACCCCATTTTAAATTGAGCAGCCATCTCAAAGATGCTCTTTTGGATGCTGCTAATAAAGCAGAGCAAAGACTGAGAGATGAACAGAAAGTTGTTAGACACCAAAAGAGACTTGTTAAAGTCCAGGAATTGATGAGCTCTGAAGAAGAGATgaaaaaacgaaaacaaaaattg aaaaaagaaacaaaattgGCCCAAGAACAACAATCATCAAGTCAACTCAATAGTTCCAATGGTAAAAGCCCAGAAAGGTCAGATAGTCCTACAAGTACATCTACTACGACTAGTCTCGGTACTTTTACACCTCCATCACacg gTGTGACTACAATATCGAGCAAcgccgtaaaaaataataatgaaaaccATGTGCCATTCACGGATGCATCAGCTGGTGCTTTAAATGTACCAACAGGTACAAATGATCGTTCTGCCTTATTAGGCAGtatatgtaattttaataaaggaaAATTACGCAAGATTACCAATggtaatcattaa
- the LOC123265077 gene encoding PX domain-containing protein kinase-like protein isoform X1: MALFERKYTNKVLLDDTETLVSVIENARTIDGHTEYVIRTQRGPLPEKSWRVSRRYNDFVQLNGVLSMSGLDLPLPPKKIIGNMDVEFIAQRQIALQNYLNVVLMNPILASSLSMKHFLDPNNYAIPLHEIALQQVSLALRSDANFEIGKPIVDMGWRLRKYYYTVKNRQTIKQELLLAWVEFGPDKHLQDKDIQGVFKSLGTLKHPHIESIVHQHVTDNGALTIRNFYNNGTLRDVLCSSKPKQPFIKKYGNPKQPKSLITSEIATYAYQILDALSYLAEKGLPYGHLHTGNVLITPTGAKLLDIENGLLGLPAFYRPYVVQRRKLHATTQVDVYSFGHVLYEMAFGRPLLEATCTDIPYCDPHLKNLLEVILSPEALKQDLPTIARLIEHPFFETPRRAAALSANPVEKPHFKLSSHLKDALLDAANKAEQRLRDEQKVVRHQKRLVKVQELMSSEEEMKKRKQKLKKETKLAQEQQSSSQLNSSNGKSPERSDSPTSTSTTTSLGTFTPPSHGVTTISSNAVKNNNENHVPFTDASAGALNVPTGTNDRSALLGSICNFNKGKLRKITNGNH, encoded by the exons GAATACGTGATCAGAACACAGAGAGGCCCCTTACCCGAAAAATCTTGGCGTGTTAGTAGACGTTACAATGACTTCGTACAACTCAATGGAGTTTTATCTATGTCAGGCTTGGACCTGCCGTTAcctcctaaaaaaattattggtaaTATGGATGTAGAATTTATAGCCCAACGTCAAATCGCCttgcaaaattatttaaacgttgTACTAATGAATCCCATATTAGCTTCATCGTTGTCTATGAAGCATTTCCTCGACCCCAACAATTACGCTATACCTTTACATG AAATAGCATTACAACAAGTGTCTCTAGCATTGAGAAGCGATGCAAATTTCGAAATTGGAAAGCCAATTGTCGACATGGGATGGCGGCTAAGAAAGTATTACTATACCGTAAAAAATCGTCAAACTATAAAGCAAGAATTGCTCTTGGCTTGGGTAGAATTTGGACCTGATAAACATTTACAAGACAAAGATATCCAGGGTGTTTTCAAAAGCCTGGGAACATTGAAGCACCCTCACATTGAGAGCATAGTTCATCAGCATGTAACCGACAATGGTGCTTTGACAATTAGAAACTTTTACAACAATGGTACCTTGCGTGACGTTCTTTGTAGCTCAAAACCAAAGCAACCGTTCATTAAAAAGTACGGAAATCCAAAGCAACCAAAATCACTGATCACATCTGAAATCGCCACGTACGCATATCAGATTCTTGATGCACTGAGTTATCTCGCTGAAAAAGGACTACCTTACGGTCATTTACATACCGGTAATGTTCTTATAACACCAACGGGAGCTAAGCTACTGGACATAGAAAATGGATTGCTGGGTTTGCCAGCTTTTTATCGGCCTTACGTTGTCCAGAGGCGAAAGCTTCATGCCACTACTCAGGTAGACGTCTATTCATTTGGACACGTGTTGTACGAAATGGCATTTGGCAGGCCATTGCTAGAAGCAACTTGCACTGACATTCCTTACTGCGATCctcatttgaaaaatcttttgGAGGTAATTCTTTCACCTGAAGCACTCAAACAAGATCTTCCTACTATTGCTCGGCTTATTGAGCACCCGTTCTTCGAAACTCCTAGACGTGCTGCTGCGCTATCTGCTAATCCTGTTGAAAAACCCCATTTTAAATTGAGCAGCCATCTCAAAGATGCTCTTTTGGATGCTGCTAATAAAGCAGAGCAAAGACTGAGAGATGAACAGAAAGTTGTTAGACACCAAAAGAGACTTGTTAAAGTCCAGGAATTGATGAGCTCTGAAGAAGAGATgaaaaaacgaaaacaaaaattg aaaaaagaaacaaaattgGCCCAAGAACAACAATCATCAAGTCAACTCAATAGTTCCAATGGTAAAAGCCCAGAAAGGTCAGATAGTCCTACAAGTACATCTACTACGACTAGTCTCGGTACTTTTACACCTCCATCACacg gTGTGACTACAATATCGAGCAAcgccgtaaaaaataataatgaaaaccATGTGCCATTCACGGATGCATCAGCTGGTGCTTTAAATGTACCAACAGGTACAAATGATCGTTCTGCCTTATTAGGCAGtatatgtaattttaataaaggaaAATTACGCAAGATTACCAATggtaatcattaa
- the LOC123265077 gene encoding PX domain-containing protein kinase-like protein isoform X3: MALFERKYTNKVLLDDTETLVSVIENARTIDGHTEYVIRTQRGPLPEKSWRVSRRYNDFVQLNGVLSMSGLDLPLPPKKIIGNMDVEFIAQRQIALQNYLNVVLMNPILASSLSMKHFLDPNNYAIPLHEIALQQVSLALRSDANFEIGKPIVDMGWRLRKYYYTVKNRQTIKQELLLAWVEFGPDKHLQDKDIQGVFKSLGTLKHPHIESIVHQHVTDNGALTIRNFYNNGTLRDVLCSSKPKQPFIKKYGNPKQPKSLITSEIATYAYQILDALSYLAEKGLPYGHLHTGNVLITPTGAKLLDIENGLLGLPAFYRPYVVQRRKLHATTQVDVYSFGHVLYEMAFGRPLLEATCTDIPYCDPHLKNLLEVILSPEALKQDLPTIARLIEHPFFETPRRAAALSANPVEKPHFKLSSHLKDALLDAANKAEQRLRDEQKVVRHQKRLVKVQELMSSEEEMKKRKQKLKKETKLAQEQQSSSQLNSSNGKSPERSDSPTSTSTTTSLGTFTPPSHAGHRS, from the exons GAATACGTGATCAGAACACAGAGAGGCCCCTTACCCGAAAAATCTTGGCGTGTTAGTAGACGTTACAATGACTTCGTACAACTCAATGGAGTTTTATCTATGTCAGGCTTGGACCTGCCGTTAcctcctaaaaaaattattggtaaTATGGATGTAGAATTTATAGCCCAACGTCAAATCGCCttgcaaaattatttaaacgttgTACTAATGAATCCCATATTAGCTTCATCGTTGTCTATGAAGCATTTCCTCGACCCCAACAATTACGCTATACCTTTACATG AAATAGCATTACAACAAGTGTCTCTAGCATTGAGAAGCGATGCAAATTTCGAAATTGGAAAGCCAATTGTCGACATGGGATGGCGGCTAAGAAAGTATTACTATACCGTAAAAAATCGTCAAACTATAAAGCAAGAATTGCTCTTGGCTTGGGTAGAATTTGGACCTGATAAACATTTACAAGACAAAGATATCCAGGGTGTTTTCAAAAGCCTGGGAACATTGAAGCACCCTCACATTGAGAGCATAGTTCATCAGCATGTAACCGACAATGGTGCTTTGACAATTAGAAACTTTTACAACAATGGTACCTTGCGTGACGTTCTTTGTAGCTCAAAACCAAAGCAACCGTTCATTAAAAAGTACGGAAATCCAAAGCAACCAAAATCACTGATCACATCTGAAATCGCCACGTACGCATATCAGATTCTTGATGCACTGAGTTATCTCGCTGAAAAAGGACTACCTTACGGTCATTTACATACCGGTAATGTTCTTATAACACCAACGGGAGCTAAGCTACTGGACATAGAAAATGGATTGCTGGGTTTGCCAGCTTTTTATCGGCCTTACGTTGTCCAGAGGCGAAAGCTTCATGCCACTACTCAGGTAGACGTCTATTCATTTGGACACGTGTTGTACGAAATGGCATTTGGCAGGCCATTGCTAGAAGCAACTTGCACTGACATTCCTTACTGCGATCctcatttgaaaaatcttttgGAGGTAATTCTTTCACCTGAAGCACTCAAACAAGATCTTCCTACTATTGCTCGGCTTATTGAGCACCCGTTCTTCGAAACTCCTAGACGTGCTGCTGCGCTATCTGCTAATCCTGTTGAAAAACCCCATTTTAAATTGAGCAGCCATCTCAAAGATGCTCTTTTGGATGCTGCTAATAAAGCAGAGCAAAGACTGAGAGATGAACAGAAAGTTGTTAGACACCAAAAGAGACTTGTTAAAGTCCAGGAATTGATGAGCTCTGAAGAAGAGATgaaaaaacgaaaacaaaaattg aaaaaagaaacaaaattgGCCCAAGAACAACAATCATCAAGTCAACTCAATAGTTCCAATGGTAAAAGCCCAGAAAGGTCAGATAGTCCTACAAGTACATCTACTACGACTAGTCTCGGTACTTTTACACCTCCATCACacg ctGGACACAGAAGTTGA